One stretch of Oncorhynchus gorbuscha isolate QuinsamMale2020 ecotype Even-year linkage group LG21, OgorEven_v1.0, whole genome shotgun sequence DNA includes these proteins:
- the LOC124007798 gene encoding astrocytic phosphoprotein PEA-15-like, producing MSEYSSLLSDLSENITNEDLDQLKSACKEDITEDQSNTITSSKEWFNYLEENQKLAQDNLSYIEHIFEISRRPDLLTRVIEYRTTVLKISEDDEIDTKLTRIPSAKKYKDIIRQPSEDEIIKLAPPPKKV from the exons ATGTCGGAGTACAGCTCTTTGCTCAGCGACCTGTCTGAAAACATCACCAATGAGGACTTGGACCAGCTGAAGTCTGCCTGCAAGGAGGACATCACAGAGGACCAGAGCAACACCATCACCTCCTCCAAGGAGTGGTTCAACTACCTGGAGGAGAACCAAAAGCTGGCACAGG ATAACCTGTCGTACATTGAGCACATCTTTGAGATCTCACGGCGACCAGACCTGCTGACCCGTGTCATCGAGTACCGCACCACTGTTCTAAAGATCTCTGAGGACGATGAGATCGACACCAAGCTCACACGCATCCCCTCCGCCAAGAAATACAAAG atatcatTCGCCAACCCTCTGAAGATGAGATCATCAAGCTGGCTCCTCCCCCTAAAAAAGTGTGA